The following are from one region of the Maribacter aquivivus genome:
- a CDS encoding universal stress protein: MKKVIIPTDFSVNALKAIDYALELFKNEACTFYILHGYHNAPSSEMSKSATQKSLDLLVKSLELQTADKDFYFEGILKTESVLNLTNQSQNIINADFVIIGTRGASTFSQIFIGSNALDLIEHLENSTLIIVPPEYESSSSKGIVLATDYKHTFTNAELSPLLKMVNLKKTTLNIAHVKTEETLSDEQKSNKELLKSELKEVKNHFFEIELQDNVAYTLYQIEKENKNIDTMVILKTKHGFFNQLLRENIIKNLSAKTKIPLLVLPQIN, encoded by the coding sequence ATGAAAAAAGTTATTATACCTACAGATTTTTCTGTAAATGCACTAAAGGCAATTGATTACGCTCTTGAGCTTTTTAAAAATGAGGCATGCACTTTTTACATTCTTCATGGCTACCATAATGCGCCGTCATCAGAAATGTCTAAATCTGCCACTCAAAAATCTTTAGATCTTTTGGTAAAAAGTTTAGAATTACAAACTGCGGATAAAGATTTCTATTTTGAAGGTATTTTAAAAACGGAATCTGTTTTGAATTTAACGAACCAATCTCAAAATATCATAAACGCAGATTTTGTTATTATTGGCACAAGGGGCGCATCTACCTTCAGTCAGATTTTTATTGGTAGTAATGCTTTAGATCTAATTGAGCATCTAGAAAATTCAACTTTAATTATTGTTCCACCAGAATATGAGAGCTCTAGTTCAAAAGGAATTGTTTTGGCTACCGATTATAAACATACGTTTACAAATGCAGAGTTATCTCCTCTTTTAAAAATGGTTAACTTAAAAAAAACTACATTAAATATTGCGCATGTTAAAACCGAAGAAACTTTAAGCGATGAACAAAAATCAAACAAAGAATTATTGAAAAGTGAATTGAAAGAAGTTAAAAATCATTTTTTTGAAATTGAACTTCAAGACAATGTGGCGTATACTCTTTATCAAATTGAAAAAGAAAATAAGAATATTGACACCATGGTAATTTTAAAAACCAAACATGGCTTTTTCAATCAACTCTTAAGAGAAAATATCATTAAAAATCTAAGTGCTAAAACAAAAATTCCTTTATTAGTTTTACCACAAATCAATTAA
- a CDS encoding ABC1 kinase family protein, with amino-acid sequence MAILRIPTQKEIKRYATLFNVLVKYGFEDVLSHSPILKIIPKKYLEKHPETKTNLSFSKYERIRMVLEELGPTYIKLGQIFSTREDMLPLELIDELEKLQDHVPKLKDFDVVTTIEEELGIEKFKYFATIELEPLAAASLAQVHRAQLVNGEEVILKIQRPNITEIIEADLMVMKQVADSLEKYSSQAKAFQPIRIIESFERSIKEELQFAREIDNTERFAQNFAGNEFIHVPEVYKELSTDKIICMEFIDGIKVSNVAALIAANIDPKAVAKIGVDLYIEQILDFGFFHADPHPGNIFILPESGKICFLDFGMMGTILPNEKESINDLLLYFLSKDVKKIITLLEKIAIRTNIPDYKKLEQDLYQLLEGISNTAIQNIKLGDTLSQFKIVLYENKIIIPHYLYMLIRGIVLIEGVGLKLDPEFNITKNLEPYTAKILRKRFSLKYLFKKNLNRLKDINALADTLPDDINTIVKKIKDGKLEIVHEHKGLKEFQTATSKAVNRLVFAVIIAALSIGSSLLVMAKMPPLINGIPLLGAIGFVLSAILGFYIIISIFRNDQF; translated from the coding sequence ATGGCCATATTAAGAATTCCAACTCAAAAAGAAATAAAGCGGTACGCTACCCTATTCAATGTACTGGTTAAATACGGTTTTGAAGATGTGTTATCACATAGTCCCATTCTTAAAATAATTCCTAAAAAATATTTAGAAAAACATCCGGAGACGAAAACAAATCTTTCCTTTTCTAAATATGAACGCATAAGAATGGTGTTAGAGGAATTAGGACCTACCTATATAAAACTTGGGCAGATTTTTAGTACTCGTGAAGATATGCTACCGCTTGAGCTAATAGATGAGCTAGAAAAGTTACAAGATCATGTCCCCAAACTTAAAGACTTTGATGTTGTAACTACTATTGAAGAAGAATTAGGTATTGAAAAATTCAAGTATTTTGCTACCATCGAATTAGAGCCATTAGCAGCAGCATCATTAGCACAGGTACATCGAGCTCAACTCGTAAACGGCGAAGAGGTAATTTTAAAAATTCAAAGACCAAATATTACCGAGATTATTGAAGCCGACCTTATGGTCATGAAACAGGTTGCAGATAGTCTTGAGAAATACAGCTCGCAGGCAAAAGCTTTTCAACCTATTCGTATTATAGAATCTTTTGAACGCAGTATAAAAGAAGAGCTTCAGTTTGCTAGAGAAATAGACAACACCGAACGTTTTGCCCAAAATTTTGCGGGTAATGAGTTTATTCATGTACCAGAAGTTTATAAAGAACTTTCTACAGATAAAATTATTTGTATGGAGTTTATAGATGGTATTAAGGTTTCTAATGTAGCAGCACTTATTGCAGCTAATATAGACCCAAAAGCGGTTGCCAAAATTGGTGTAGACCTATATATTGAACAGATTTTAGATTTTGGTTTTTTTCATGCAGACCCGCATCCTGGAAACATTTTTATACTTCCGGAAAGCGGAAAAATATGCTTTTTAGATTTTGGAATGATGGGTACTATTCTACCCAACGAAAAAGAATCAATTAATGATCTACTACTCTATTTTTTAAGTAAAGACGTTAAAAAAATAATCACTTTACTAGAGAAAATAGCCATTAGAACCAACATACCCGATTATAAAAAACTAGAACAAGACCTTTATCAATTATTGGAAGGTATTAGCAATACTGCCATTCAAAACATAAAACTTGGCGATACCCTGTCGCAGTTTAAAATTGTATTATACGAGAATAAAATTATAATTCCCCACTATCTGTACATGCTCATAAGAGGCATAGTTCTTATTGAAGGTGTTGGTCTTAAACTTGATCCCGAATTTAATATCACCAAAAATCTAGAACCGTATACAGCAAAGATTTTAAGAAAGAGATTTAGTTTAAAATATCTGTTTAAAAAGAACCTAAATCGTTTAAAAGATATCAATGCGTTAGCAGATACCCTGCCCGATGATATAAATACTATCGTTAAAAAAATAAAAGATGGCAAGTTAGAAATTGTACATGAACATAAAGGTCTTAAAGAATTTCAAACTGCAACTAGCAAGGCTGTAAACCGTTTGGTTTTCGCAGTGATCATAGCTGCACTTTCAATTGGTTCATCATTATTAGTAATGGCAAAAATGCCACCGTTAATCAATGGAATACCTCTCTTGGGTGCTATTGGGTTTGTACTATCTGCTATTTTGGGTTTTTATATTATCATTTCTATTTTCAGAAATGATCAATTTTAA
- a CDS encoding MgtC/SapB family protein, whose product MDEVDKIIKVLDPYILGVLISLGIGLILGLEREYNNLKEDKGFAGIRAFPIVAILGFTLGSLTETYTTWLPIIGLGAFIFFLGFNHLYKETVEYERSFTTNIALIATLILGLMVSAEYYRNAVATAVIIVTLLSLKTRFHTVIRNITSDELFALIKFSIIALLILPFLPNKNYGPNELINPFEIGSIIVIVSFLNFIGYFLVKFVGSKKGILLTAILGGLISSTAVTWSYASRSIESPELSRKYAAGIIIASAIMFPRLALLTFIFNNELFMYVAIPFAIFSIICLVISLVLIKEDTKKPDTNINLGNPMNLLNAIGFGVIYVAILFAVFYSNQFFGESGLYYSALIAGLADTDAITISLAKFASDGEKIKLASSVIVTAVMSNMLVKLGIAVFKGSKVTGKLVGYTFAGIIVIGVLYAVIAK is encoded by the coding sequence ATGGATGAAGTTGATAAAATAATAAAAGTATTGGACCCTTATATTTTAGGTGTGCTTATTAGTTTGGGTATTGGTCTTATTCTTGGACTTGAGCGAGAATATAACAACTTAAAAGAAGATAAAGGTTTTGCAGGTATACGTGCTTTCCCTATTGTTGCTATTTTAGGTTTTACCTTGGGTAGCCTTACCGAAACCTACACTACCTGGCTGCCTATTATTGGTTTAGGGGCTTTTATTTTCTTTTTAGGCTTCAATCATTTATATAAAGAGACTGTTGAGTATGAACGTAGCTTTACCACCAACATAGCTTTAATTGCTACATTAATATTGGGCTTAATGGTATCTGCCGAATATTATAGAAATGCGGTTGCTACAGCAGTTATAATTGTCACTTTACTTTCTCTTAAGACTCGTTTTCATACTGTTATTAGAAACATTACTTCTGATGAGCTTTTTGCATTGATAAAATTTTCTATTATCGCTTTATTGATTTTACCTTTTTTACCCAATAAAAATTATGGCCCAAATGAATTGATTAATCCGTTTGAGATTGGCTCTATCATCGTCATTGTATCTTTTTTAAATTTCATTGGTTATTTTTTGGTCAAATTTGTAGGTTCTAAAAAGGGAATTCTCTTAACCGCTATACTTGGCGGACTAATTTCAAGTACCGCTGTAACTTGGAGCTATGCATCTCGTAGCATTGAATCGCCAGAATTGTCCAGAAAATATGCCGCCGGTATTATCATTGCCTCAGCGATAATGTTTCCACGACTCGCATTATTGACCTTTATATTTAATAATGAGCTGTTCATGTATGTAGCCATACCTTTTGCTATATTTTCTATAATATGCCTTGTTATATCTCTTGTTCTAATCAAAGAGGATACTAAAAAACCGGATACAAATATTAACCTTGGCAACCCAATGAACCTTCTTAACGCCATTGGGTTCGGTGTAATTTATGTAGCTATTCTTTTTGCAGTTTTTTACAGTAATCAATTCTTTGGAGAAAGCGGGTTGTATTATTCTGCTTTAATAGCTGGTTTAGCAGATACCGATGCTATCACTATTAGCCTTGCAAAATTTGCATCTGACGGAGAAAAAATTAAGCTTGCTTCTTCTGTTATAGTCACCGCCGTCATGAGTAATATGCTCGTTAAGTTAGGTATTGCCGTATTTAAAGGTTCTAAAGTTACGGGTAAATTAGTGGGCTATACTTTTGCCGGTATTATTGTAATTGGTGTTTTATATGCTGTGATTGCCAAATGA
- a CDS encoding DUF2062 domain-containing protein encodes MNFIKKTWNKFKELFKQGLTPKQLSLSITVAIVVSLFPIFGISTIVLTALAVRYKLNLPIMIALSYVVEPIKALLFIPFINIGETLFGTAHTLLTFEAIKASYDLNFWNTLSSLSYELLCGFVGWGLTILPASIFFYFLLKEMLKYFVKDSKSTK; translated from the coding sequence ATGAATTTTATTAAAAAAACTTGGAATAAGTTCAAAGAACTTTTTAAACAAGGGCTTACTCCTAAGCAATTGTCATTAAGTATTACTGTCGCAATAGTTGTTTCTCTGTTTCCTATTTTTGGTATTTCAACAATAGTTCTTACTGCACTTGCTGTCAGGTACAAATTAAATCTACCCATAATGATTGCATTGAGCTATGTTGTGGAGCCTATAAAGGCACTTCTTTTTATTCCTTTTATCAATATCGGCGAAACACTTTTTGGAACGGCACATACCCTATTAACTTTTGAGGCTATAAAAGCAAGTTATGACCTTAATTTTTGGAATACGTTAAGTTCTCTTTCATATGAATTACTCTGTGGTTTTGTAGGTTGGGGCTTAACTATTTTACCCGCTTCAATATTTTTTTATTTTTTATTGAAAGAAATGTTAAAATATTTCGTCAAAGATTCTAAATCAACCAAATGA
- a CDS encoding DUF6796 family protein: MSTRKTIQFLGYLGLIGSILVGLGEYLLHYSTNILGHSENYEFFAFVDLEHMTLGHFLAVIGLPFYFAGYIHIYLMLRSGNETIARLVLAIGFIAFAVGGIWIGSRSSIGNIVHLKDSINPEVYKNLLTHYTNHMEVLVQALRVIVALLSIVFIVAILKGGTYYKKWMAIFSPIVILIAVALVGLAIPSIGQHTLPILMNITHFILFSLSLYQLNILIKPLHND, encoded by the coding sequence ATGAGTACAAGAAAAACAATTCAATTTCTAGGATATCTAGGATTAATTGGGTCCATTCTAGTAGGGTTAGGAGAATATTTACTCCACTACTCTACTAATATTTTAGGTCATTCAGAGAATTATGAATTCTTTGCCTTTGTAGACCTAGAGCATATGACTTTGGGTCACTTTTTAGCGGTCATTGGTCTACCCTTTTATTTTGCGGGGTACATCCATATATATCTAATGTTAAGATCAGGTAATGAAACTATAGCCAGATTAGTACTCGCCATTGGCTTTATTGCCTTTGCCGTTGGAGGAATATGGATTGGATCTCGCTCTTCTATAGGTAACATTGTTCATCTTAAAGATTCCATAAACCCAGAAGTTTATAAAAATCTGCTAACGCATTATACAAATCATATGGAAGTATTAGTGCAAGCACTAAGGGTTATAGTTGCACTATTATCTATTGTTTTCATCGTTGCAATACTTAAGGGCGGTACGTACTATAAAAAATGGATGGCAATTTTCAGTCCAATTGTTATCTTAATTGCTGTGGCACTTGTTGGTTTAGCAATCCCGTCTATTGGTCAGCATACCTTACCTATTCTTATGAACATTACTCATTTTATACTTTTTAGCTTATCGCTATACCAATTAAATATTCTTATAAAACCTTTACATAATGATTAA
- a CDS encoding CRTAC1 family protein, with protein MIKKLLKIIGIVLLMMIIIVFFRFWRDSVSDKYDVSIESDKIPEFSSVPLDFIHKYTGDKSLPLAPSALIDIDNDNIDEVFFGGGMSQEDAIYAYRNNEFVLISEEVGLPKKGNNTTSLGVVSGDMDNNGFTDLIIAREDGLRIYYNDGKTFTETIVNTPVNKKSSPAGITLGDIDKDGDLDIFLATYLHKELMEGQNIFERYDYGSTSELLLNNGDNSFKSITKAAGLDYIHNTFQGVLVDIDNDSWLDLVVVHDTGEARTYKNNGDLTFTMKSNPLTGKFAYPMGLAVGDYNNDGLVDFMFSNVGTTAPNFMASGDIKDKSLFNDKWILFKNEGNFQFTDAAEEAKIADYEFSWGCTFADMNNDGLQDLIVAENYVDFPFSKIFKLPGRLLIQKEDHTFVPTETESGVENPLYGITALVSDFNADGHLDLIWTNIDGPSNAFINKGNSNNFVQVDLADAAEAMGAKITVVTPDETYTDWLVTGEGLASDQTALLHFGLGKTQHIDKISVAYSNGNKDEIIAPKINSVVDVIKERNLRMAHDTVVTTLNTKK; from the coding sequence ATGATTAAAAAGCTACTTAAAATAATAGGGATAGTGCTATTGATGATGATAATCATAGTCTTTTTCAGATTCTGGCGTGATTCTGTTTCTGATAAATACGATGTTAGTATTGAATCGGATAAAATACCTGAATTTTCAAGTGTACCCTTAGATTTTATTCATAAATACACTGGTGACAAATCACTTCCATTAGCTCCTTCTGCGCTTATAGATATTGATAATGACAACATCGATGAAGTATTTTTTGGTGGCGGAATGAGCCAAGAAGATGCCATTTACGCATATCGTAATAATGAATTCGTACTAATTTCAGAAGAAGTTGGATTGCCAAAAAAAGGAAACAACACAACTTCATTAGGAGTGGTTTCTGGAGATATGGACAATAATGGCTTTACTGACCTTATTATTGCTCGCGAAGATGGTCTTCGAATTTATTATAATGATGGAAAAACGTTTACAGAAACAATCGTTAATACACCTGTAAATAAAAAATCATCTCCTGCAGGAATTACCCTTGGTGATATTGATAAGGACGGAGATTTAGATATTTTCTTAGCTACCTACCTGCACAAAGAACTGATGGAGGGTCAAAACATTTTCGAGCGCTATGATTATGGTTCTACAAGTGAGTTATTATTAAACAACGGTGATAATTCTTTTAAAAGTATTACCAAAGCAGCAGGTTTAGACTATATACACAACACCTTCCAAGGGGTTTTAGTAGATATTGACAATGACTCTTGGTTAGATCTTGTTGTAGTTCATGATACTGGCGAAGCTAGAACTTACAAGAATAATGGAGACTTAACCTTTACGATGAAATCGAATCCGCTAACAGGTAAATTTGCTTACCCAATGGGGCTTGCAGTGGGTGATTATAATAATGACGGATTGGTAGATTTTATGTTCTCTAATGTTGGTACGACTGCCCCAAATTTTATGGCAAGTGGTGATATTAAAGACAAGTCTCTTTTTAATGATAAATGGATTCTATTCAAGAATGAAGGCAACTTTCAATTTACCGATGCCGCAGAAGAGGCTAAAATTGCAGATTACGAGTTTTCATGGGGATGCACTTTTGCCGACATGAATAATGACGGACTACAAGATTTGATAGTTGCAGAAAATTATGTCGATTTTCCTTTCAGTAAAATATTTAAGCTACCTGGGCGATTATTAATTCAAAAAGAAGACCACACTTTTGTACCAACAGAAACAGAAAGTGGTGTTGAAAATCCTTTGTATGGTATAACAGCACTTGTAAGTGATTTTAATGCTGATGGACATTTAGACCTTATTTGGACCAATATAGACGGCCCTTCAAATGCTTTTATCAATAAAGGGAATTCTAACAATTTTGTGCAAGTAGATTTAGCAGATGCTGCAGAAGCTATGGGAGCCAAAATTACCGTTGTTACACCAGACGAAACGTATACTGATTGGTTGGTAACCGGTGAAGGATTAGCGAGTGATCAAACTGCATTACTTCATTTTGGATTAGGCAAAACTCAGCATATCGATAAAATATCCGTAGCCTATTCAAATGGTAACAAAGACGAGATTATTGCGCCTAAAATTAATTCGGTTGTAGATGTGATTAAAGAACGTAATCTGCGGATGGCGCATGATACAGTAGTAACCACCTTGAATACAAAGAAATGA